A window of Solidesulfovibrio sp. contains these coding sequences:
- a CDS encoding MFS transporter, which yields MPAQLTDILDCAPLNAFHKKLLIYSSGGPFLDGYVLSIVGIALVQATPQLNLSLTWQGLIGASALIGIILGGFFGGVFTDKYGRHILYTIDLIAIGVSSIAQFWVESAMSLFVWRLILGISVGADYPIATSLLAEFTPKKYRGPFIGFILAMWFVGAAVAYVVGEWMLGIGPDGWRWMLASAALPTAIFMFMRRGTPESPRWLLKNGRYAEANSVLTMVCGKHDQVIDVDEESNAQNVGVSALFKAGYGPRMIFITIFWSCAIIPLFAVYAFCPTIFEALGLTERAGTSGSSVIMVLFLLGTVISLLVINKLGRRLLLLHSFFWSGLALLFLGIYHDSSPYVIMLFFSAYAIFTGGAQTLQFVYPNELFPTEIRASAVGLASSLSRFGAAIGTYLVPVAIADLGIGTTMIIAAAITGVGFLVSWKMAPETRHHSLEDAACLSKTVEI from the coding sequence ATGCCAGCTCAATTGACAGATATTCTTGATTGCGCCCCACTGAACGCTTTCCATAAAAAACTCCTGATCTATTCATCGGGCGGCCCATTTCTTGATGGCTATGTATTGAGTATTGTCGGAATTGCCCTCGTTCAGGCCACGCCTCAACTGAATTTGTCCCTGACATGGCAAGGCCTGATTGGCGCATCCGCCCTGATCGGTATTATCCTGGGCGGCTTTTTCGGGGGAGTGTTCACCGATAAGTATGGGCGCCACATCCTGTATACCATCGATCTTATCGCTATCGGCGTTTCCTCCATCGCGCAGTTTTGGGTCGAGAGCGCCATGAGCTTGTTTGTCTGGCGGTTGATTTTGGGCATTTCCGTCGGCGCCGACTACCCCATCGCAACATCCTTGCTCGCGGAATTCACGCCGAAAAAATACCGCGGCCCGTTTATCGGATTCATCCTGGCCATGTGGTTTGTCGGGGCTGCCGTGGCCTATGTGGTTGGCGAATGGATGCTGGGCATCGGACCGGACGGATGGCGCTGGATGCTGGCAAGCGCGGCATTGCCGACGGCCATCTTCATGTTTATGCGCCGCGGGACACCGGAATCTCCGCGCTGGCTCCTCAAGAATGGTCGTTATGCGGAAGCCAATTCCGTCTTGACAATGGTGTGCGGCAAGCATGACCAAGTCATTGACGTCGATGAAGAATCAAATGCGCAGAACGTTGGTGTCTCCGCGCTGTTCAAAGCCGGATATGGCCCAAGAATGATCTTTATTACCATATTCTGGAGTTGCGCGATCATACCGCTGTTTGCCGTGTACGCCTTCTGTCCGACAATTTTCGAAGCGTTGGGTTTGACGGAACGCGCCGGAACTTCTGGTTCGTCGGTGATCATGGTTCTGTTTTTGCTCGGCACGGTGATCTCCCTGTTGGTCATCAACAAACTCGGCCGCCGGCTTCTTTTACTCCATAGCTTTTTCTGGTCGGGCCTCGCCTTGCTTTTCCTGGGAATATACCACGACTCCTCCCCCTATGTCATAATGCTCTTCTTCTCTGCGTATGCCATTTTTACCGGCGGCGCGCAGACCCTGCAGTTCGTTTATCCCAATGAGCTTTTCCCGACGGAGATCCGCGCTTCCGCCGTTGGCCTGGCCTCCTCTTTAAGCCGGTTTGGCGCCGCCATTGGAACATACCTGGTCCCCGTCGCCATCGCCGACCTCGGCATTGGAACGACCATGATCATTGCGGCCGCGATCACGGGCGTCGGCTTCTTGGTGAGCTGGAAAATGGCTCCCGAGACACGGCACCATAGCCTGGAGGACGCGGCATGCCTGTCAAAAACGGTGGAAATTTAG
- a CDS encoding Rid family detoxifying hydrolase: protein MEYVNDKHSPAPCGPYSHAIRSGKMFYTSGQVPFDPVTGKLVGADIAAQTAQTMKNLISVLSSAELSVKNVVKTTVFLANWDDFAGFNTVYAQFMGDHKPARVTVEVSRIAQNALLEMDAVAEFPA from the coding sequence ATGGAATACGTCAACGACAAGCATAGTCCGGCTCCTTGCGGGCCTTATTCGCATGCGATTCGCAGTGGAAAGATGTTCTATACGTCCGGCCAGGTGCCTTTCGATCCCGTTACCGGGAAACTTGTCGGCGCGGATATTGCCGCGCAGACGGCCCAGACCATGAAAAATCTGATTTCGGTCCTTTCGTCTGCCGAGCTCAGCGTGAAAAATGTTGTCAAGACGACGGTCTTCCTGGCCAATTGGGACGATTTCGCTGGGTTTAACACCGTCTATGCCCAGTTCATGGGGGATCACAAACCCGCCAGGGTCACGGTTGAAGTGAGCAGGATCGCCCAGAATGCCTTGCTCGAAATGGATGCCGTGGCGGAGTTTCCCGCCTAG
- the proC gene encoding pyrroline-5-carboxylate reductase — MPVKNGGNLALPAGIQSSSVRASQDKRNSVGMIAMDGHAVRYAIGMIGCGSMGTALAKAFPNSRLAVTNYSLCVCVNKDEQRRALDAFGIESTFDLSDLVSKSDLILVAVRPEQVHEVVKKVVTIAPPAMAAHKKILVSLAAGVTLSSLAALAGETFDVVRIMPNILVQVGKGIFGLCVSPGVSPDTVQRIRNLFEAIGCVVEFEESKMNVFTALAGCGPAFLFHILESLAEAGVSAGLGRKESLMIAVALLEGCGSLAATTGTHPALLREQGVSPAGMTIAGLNHLDRVGLRGHLIDAVKMALDQGRLMDKDFCPEK, encoded by the coding sequence ATGCCTGTCAAAAACGGTGGAAATTTAGCATTGCCAGCCGGTATCCAGTCATCATCGGTGCGCGCTTCGCAGGACAAGAGGAACTCGGTGGGGATGATTGCTATGGATGGACATGCGGTTCGGTACGCAATCGGCATGATCGGTTGCGGCAGTATGGGGACGGCCCTGGCCAAGGCTTTTCCGAATAGCCGGTTGGCCGTCACAAACTATTCGCTCTGTGTCTGTGTCAATAAAGATGAGCAGCGACGTGCATTGGACGCATTCGGGATAGAATCGACCTTCGATTTGTCTGATCTTGTCTCAAAATCGGACTTGATTCTCGTAGCGGTCCGGCCAGAGCAAGTCCATGAGGTTGTCAAGAAAGTCGTCACGATCGCTCCGCCAGCAATGGCAGCGCACAAAAAGATCCTCGTCTCCCTTGCGGCTGGGGTGACGCTGTCTTCCCTTGCGGCCTTGGCCGGGGAAACGTTTGATGTCGTTCGTATTATGCCAAATATCCTTGTGCAAGTCGGCAAGGGGATATTCGGCTTGTGCGTATCCCCGGGTGTTTCCCCGGATACCGTTCAACGCATTCGGAATTTGTTTGAGGCCATTGGTTGTGTTGTGGAATTCGAAGAAAGCAAAATGAACGTTTTTACCGCCCTCGCCGGGTGTGGACCCGCATTCCTTTTTCATATCCTGGAAAGTCTTGCCGAAGCGGGCGTCAGTGCGGGCCTTGGCAGGAAGGAATCCCTCATGATCGCCGTGGCGCTGCTGGAGGGGTGCGGCAGCCTTGCCGCGACAACGGGAACGCACCCCGCACTGCTTCGCGAACAGGGCGTTTCGCCTGCCGGAATGACCATTGCCGGGCTCAATCATCTTGATCGCGTCGGACTCCGTGGCCACTTGATTGACGCCGTCAAAATGGCATTGGATCAAGGCAGGCTCATGGACAAGGACTTTTGTCCTGAAAAATAA